In Camelus bactrianus isolate YW-2024 breed Bactrian camel chromosome 10, ASM4877302v1, whole genome shotgun sequence, a genomic segment contains:
- the MTA2 gene encoding metastasis-associated protein MTA2: MAANMYRVGDYVYFENSSSNPYLVRRIEELNKTANGNVEAKVVCLFRRRDISSSLNSLADSNAREFEEESKQPGVSEQQRHQLKHRELFLSRQFESLPATHIRGKCSVTLLNETDILSQYLEKEDCFFYSLVFDPVQKTLLADQGEIRVGCKYQAEIPDRLAEGESDNRNQQKMEMKVWDPDNPLTDRQIDQFLVVARAVGTFARALDCSSSIRQPSLHMSAAAASRDITLFHAMDTLQRNGYDLAKAMSTLVPQGGPVLCRDEMEEWSASEAMLFEEALEKYGKDFNDIRQDFLPWKSLASIVQFYYMWKTTDRYIQQKRLKAAEADSKLKQVYIPTYTKPNPNQIISVGSKPGMNGAGFQKGLTCESCHTTQSAQWYAWGPPNMQCRLCASCWIYWKKYGGLKTPTQLEGAARGTTEPHSRGHLSRPEAQSLSPYTTSANRAKLLAKNRQTFLLQTTKLTRLARRMCRDLLQPRRAARRPYAPINANAIKAECSIRLPKAAKTPLKIHPLVRLPLATIVKDLVAQAPLKPKTPRGTKTPINRNQLTQNRGLGGIMVKRAYETMAGVPFSANGRPLASGIRSSSQPAAKRQKLNPADAPNPVVFVATKDTRALRKALTHLEMRRAARRPNLPLKVKPPLIAVRAPVPLPPSSHPASTNEPIVLED; encoded by the exons ATGGCGGCCAACATGTACCGAGTGGGGG ATTACGTCTATTTTGAGAACTCCTCCAGCAATCCTTACCTGGTTAGAAGGATTGAAGAGCTCAACAAG ACTGCAAATGGAAATGTGGAAGCAAAGGTTGTGTGCCTTTTCCGGCGAAGGGACATTTCTAGTAGCCTCAACAGCCTGGCTGATAGTAATGCCA GGGAGTTTGAGGAGGAATCAAAGCAGCCAGGGGTGTCGGAACAGCAGCGACATCAACTGAAGCACCGGGAGCTTTTTCTTTCTCGCCAATTTGAGTCGTTACCAGCTACCCACATAAG GGGGAAATGCAGTGTGACCCTCTTGAATGAGACAGATATCTTGAGCCAGTACCTGGAAAAGGAG GACTGCTTTTTTTACTCACTGGTGTTTGACCCTGTGCAGAAGACGCTTCTAGCTGACCAAGGGGAGATCCGAGTTGGTTGCAAATACCAAGCTGAGATCCCAGATCGCCTGGCAGAGG GGGAATCTGATAATCGGAACCAACAAAAGATGGAGATGAAAGTCTGGGACCCAGACAACCCTCTCACAGACCGGCAGATTGATCAGTTTCTCGTGGTGGCCCG AGCTGTGGGGACCTTCGCAAGAGCCCTAGATTGCAGCAGCTCCATTCGGCAGCCAAGCTTGCACATGAGTGCAGCTGCCGCCTCCCGAGATATCACCCTG TTTCACGCAATGGATACACTGCAGAGGAATGGCTATGACCTGGCTAAGGCCATGTCAACCCTGGTGCCCCAGGGGGGTCCAGTGCTGTGTCGGGATGAGATGGAGGAATGGTCAGCCTCAGAGGCCATGCTGTTtgaggaggccctggagaagtACGGGAAGGATTTCAATGATATTCGCCAGGACTTT CTACCCTGGAAGTCACTGGCCAGCATAGTTCAGTTTTACTACATGTGGAAGACCACAGACCGCTATATTCAGCAG AAAAGATTGAAAGCTGCTGAAGCAGACAGCAAGCTAAAACAAGTCTACATACCCACCTA CACCAAACCAAACCCTAACCAGATCATCTCTGTGGGCTCAAAACCTGGCATGAATGGGGCTGGATTCCAGAAGGGCCTGACTTGCGAGAGTTGCCACA CCACACAGTCTGCCCAGTGGTACGCCTGGGGCCCACCCAACATGCAGTGTCGCCTGTGTGCTTCCTGTTGGATCTACTGGAAGAAGTACGGGGGACTGAAGACTCCAACCCAGCTTGAGGGGGCTGCTCGGGGCACCACA GAGCCACACTCAAGAGGTCATTTGTCCAGACCCGAAGCCCAAAGTCTCTCCCCTTATACAACCAGCGCCAACCGGGCCAAGCTGCTGGCTAAGAACAGGCAAACATTCCTGCTCCAGACCACGAAGCTGACCCGTCTTGCCAGACGCATGTGCAGGGACCTGTTACAGCCGAGGAGGGCTGCCCGACGCCCCTACGCCCCTATCAATGCCAATGCCATCAAGGCAGAGT GCTCCATTCGACTTCCTAAGGCTGCCAAGACTCCATTGAAGATTCACCCTCTGGTGCGGCTCCCCTTGGCAACTATCGTCAAAGATCTGG TGGCCCAGGCACCTCTGAAACCAAAAACACCTCGAGGTACTAAGACACCGATCAACAGAAACCAGCTGACCCAGAACCGGGGCCTGGGGGGCATTATGGTGAAACGGGCCTATGAGACT ATGGCAGGAGTCCCCTTCTCTGCCAATGGAAGGCCTCTGGCCTCAGGGATTCGCTCAAGCTCACAGCCAGCAGCCAAGCGACAGAAACTCAACCCAGCTGATGCCCCCAATCCTGTGGTGTTTGTGGCCACAAAAGATACCAG AGCCCTACGGAAGGCTCTGACCCACCTGGAAATGCGGCGAGCTGCCCGCCGGCCCAACCTGCCTCTGAAGGTGAAGCCACCGCTGATTGCAGTGCGGGCCCCAGTccctcttcctccatcctcacaTCCTGCCAGCACCAACGAGCCCATTGTCCTGGAGGATTGA
- the EEF1G gene encoding elongation factor 1-gamma, with product MAAGTLYTYPENWRAFKALIAAQYSGAQVRVLSAPPHFHFGQTNRTPEFLRKFPAGKVPAFEGDDGFCVFESNAIAYYVSNEELRGSTPEAAAQVVQWVSFADSDIVPPASTWVFPTLGIMHYNKQATENAKEEVRRILGLLDAHLKTRTFLVGERVTLADITVVCTLLWLYKQVLEPSFRQAFPNTNRWFLTCINQPQFRAVLGEVKLCEKMAQFDAKKFAESQPKKDTPRKEKGSREEKQKPQAERKEEKKAAAPAPEEEMDECEQALAAEPKAKDPFAHLPKSTFVLDEFKRKYSNEDTLSVALPYFWEHFDKDGWSLWYSEYRFPEELTQTFMSCNLITGMFQRLDKLRKNAFASVILFGTNNSSSISGVWVFRGQELAFPLSPDWQVDYESYTWRKLDPGSEETQTLVREYFSWEGDFQHVGKAFNQGKIFK from the exons ATGGCGGCTGGG ACCCTGTACACATATCCTGAAAACTGGAGGGCTTTCAAGGCCCTCATTGCCGCTCAGTACAGCGGGGCTCAGGTCCGCGTGCTCTCCGCACCACCCCACTTCCATTTTGGCCAAACGAACCGCACCCCCGAATTTCTCCGTAAATTTCCTGCGGGCAAG GTTCCAGCGTTTGAGGGTGATGATGGATTCTGTGTGTTTGAGAGCAATGCCATTGCCTACTATG TGAGCAATGAGGAGCTGCGGGGAAGTACTCCAGAGGCAGCAGCCCAGGTGGTGCAGTGGGTGAGCTTTGCTGATAGCGACATAGTGCCCCCAGCCAGTACCTGGGTGTTTCCCACCTTGGGCATCATGCACTACAACAAGCAG GCCACAGAGAATGCAAAGGAGGAGGTGAGGCGGATTCTGGGGCTGCTGGATGCTCACTTGAAGACGAGGACTTTTCTTGTGGGCGAACGTGTGACGCTGGCTGACATCACAGTTGTCTGCACCCTCTTGTGGCTCTATAAACAG GTCCTGGAACCTTCTTTCCGCCAGGCCTTCCCCAACACCAACCGCTGGTTTCTAACCTGCATTAACCAGCCCCAGTTCCGGGCTGTCTTGGGGGAGGTGAAGCTCTGTGAGAAGATGGCTCAATTTGATG CTAAAAAGTTTGCGGAGAGCCAGCCTAAAAAGGACACCCCACGGAAAGAGAAGGGTTCTCGAGAAGAGAAGCAGAAGCCCCAGGCTGAgcggaaagaagagaaaaaggcagcTGCCCCTGCTCCTGAGGAGGAGATGGATGAATGTGAGCAGGCGCTGGCTGCTGAGCCAAAGGCCAAGGATCCCTTTGCTCACCTGCCAAAGAG tacctttgtgttggatgaattTAAGCGCAAGTACTCCAACGAGGACACGCTCTCTGTGGCGCTGCCGTACTTTTGGGAGCACTTCGATAAGGATGGCTGGTCCCTGTGGTACTCCGAGTACCGCTTCCCTGAAGAGCTCACTCAGACCTTCATGAGCTGCAACCTCATCACTG GAATGTTCCAGCGATTGGACAAGCTGAGGAAGAATGCCTTTGCCAGTGTCATTCTCTTTGGAACCAACAATAGCAGCTCCATTTCTGGGGTCTGGGTCTTCCGAGGCCAGGAGCTTGCTTTTCCG CTGAGTCCAGATTGGCAGGTGGACTATGAGTCGTACACATGGCGGAAACTGGATCCTGGAAGTGAGGAAACCCAGACGCTGGTTCGAGAATACTTTTCCTGGGAGGGGGACTTCCAGCATGTGGGCAAAGCCTTCAATCAGGGCAAGATCTTCAAGTGA
- the TUT1 gene encoding speckle targeted PIP5K1A-regulated poly(A) polymerase: MAAVDSDVEPLPRGGFRCCLCHVTTANRPSLDAHLGGRKHRHLVELRAARKAQGLRSVFVSGFPRDVDSTQLSEYFQAFGPVASVVMDKDKGVFAIVEMGDVATREAVLSQPQHSLGGHRLRVRPREQKEFQSPASKSPKGAAPDSHQLAKALAEAPDVGAQMVKLVGLRELSEAERQLRSLVVALMQEVFTEFFPGCVVHPFGSSINSFDVHGCDLDLFLDLGDLEEPQPAPKAPQSPSLDSALASPLDPQALACTPTSPPDSQPPASPQDSEALDFEVPSSSRAPRTPDSALASETVASPHSLPPASPLLEDPGEGDLGKAVELAEALKGEKSEVGGMLELVGSILRGCVPGVYRVHTVPSARRPVVKFCHRPSGLHGDISFSNRLALHNSRFLSLCSELDGRVRPLVYTLRCWAQGRGLSGSGPLLNNYALTLLVIYFLQTRDPPVLPTVSQLTQKAGEGEQVEVDGWDCSFPRDASRLEPSTNKEPLSSLLAQFFSCVSCWDLRGSLLSLREGQALPVAGGLPSNLWEGLRLGPMNLQDPFDLSHNVAANVTSRVAGRLQNCCRAAANYCRSLQYQRRSSRGRDWGLLPLLQPSSPSSLLSATPIPLPPAPFTQLTAALVQVLREALGCHIEQGTKRLRSEGVGTGESPQGGTSKRLKLDSEKNSCEEGQEEQQGCAGDHGEDGVEEMVIEVGETVQDWAMRSPGQPGELPLTTRKHPATGEEGQSGPAALAEQGPKRPEATQEGSEGETEKGASLSSVSWRCALWHRVWQGRRRARRRLQQQTKEGDGGSAGTGAGWLATEARVTRELRGLSSAEQRPEAEPLLTFVASASQADQTLTVTPLQDSQGLFPDLHHFLQVFLPQALRNLLK, encoded by the exons ATGGCTGCGGTGGATTCGGATGTCGAACCGCTGCCTCGTGGGGGTTTCCGCTGCTGCCTCTGCCACGTCACTACAGCCAACC GACCCAGCCTAGATGCCCACCTGGGAGGTCGGAAGCACCGGCACCTGGTGGAATTACGAGCTGCCCGAAAAGCCCAGGGACTTCGAAGTGTGTTTGTCAGTGGCTTTCCCCGGGATGTGGATTCTACTCAGCTCTCTGAGTACTTCCAGGCATTTGGACCTGTGGCCAGTGTTGTCATGGACAAGGATAAG GGAGTGTTTGCCATCGTGGAGATGGGGGACGTGGCTACCCGGGAAGCTGTCCTGTCACAGCCTCAGCACAGCCTGGGGGGCCATCGCCTGAGGGTCCGGCCACGGGAGCAGAAAGAGTTTCAGAGCCCAGCCTCCAAGTCCCCTAAAGGAGCCGCCCCCGATAGTCACCAGCTGGCTAAAGCACTAGCTGAGGCTCCGGACGTGGGGGCACAGATGGTGAAGCTGGTGGGGCTGAGGGAGCTCTCCGAGGCTGAGCGGCAGCTTCGGAGCCTCGTGGTGGCCCTGATGCAGGAGGTCTTCACAGAGTTCTTCCCTG GCTGTGTGGTCCATCCTTTTGGCTCTTCCATAAACAGCTTTGATGTCCATGGCTGTGATCTTGACCTCTTCCTGGATCTGGGGGACTTGGAAGAGCCCCAG CCAGCCCCCAAGGCTCCACAGTCTCCATCCTTGGACTCAGCCCTGGCATCTCCACTGGACCCTCAAGCCCTGGCCTGCACCCCAACCTCTCCTCCAGACTCACAGCCTCCAGCTTCTCCCCAAGACTCAGAAGCCCTGGACTTTGAAGTTCCTTCTTCCTCCCGGGCACCCCGGACCCCAGACTCTGCTTTGGCCTCTGAGACCGTCGCGTCTCCCCattccctgcctccagcctcaccACTGCTGGAGGACCCAGGAGAGGGGGACCTGGGGAAGGCCGTGGAACTGGCAGAGGCCCTGAAGGGGGAGAAATCAGAAGTGGGGGGCATGCTGGAGCTGGTGGGATCCATTCTTCGGGGCTGTGTCCCTGGAGTGTACCGAGTCCACACTGTGCCCTCTGCCCGACGCCCTGTGGTCAAGTTCTGCCATCGTCCTTCGGGTCTCCATGGTGACATCTCCTTCAGTAATCG GCTGGCGCTGCATAACTCCCGCTTCCTGAGTCTCTGCTCTGAGCTGGATGGGCGAGTACGGCCCCTTGTGTACACTCTGCGCTGCTGGGCTCAGGGTCGAGGACTGTCAG GGAGTGGCCCACTTCTCAATAACTACGCTTTGACCTTGCTCGTGATCTATTTCCTTCAGACCAGGGACCCTCCTGTGTTGCCCACAGTGTCCCAGCTCACCCAGAAAGCAG GTGAGGGCGAACAGGTGGAGGTTGATGGCTGGGACTGTAGTTTCCCCAGGGATGCCTCAAGACTGGAGCCCAGCACCAACAAAGAGCCCCTGA gttcCCTGCTGGCCCAGTTCTTCTCCTGCGTCTCTTGTTGGGATCTTCGTGGCTCACTGCTGTCCCTGCGGGAGGGTCAGGCATTGCCTGTGGCAGGGGGCCTGCCCTCTAATCTCTGGGAGGGCCTGCGCCTTGGCCCCATGAATCTCCAGGACCCTTTTGACCTGAGTCACAATGTGGCAGCCAATGTGACCAGCCGGGTGGCTGGGCGGCTACAGAACTGCTGCCGAGCAGCAGCCAATTACTGCCGAAGCCTCCAGTACCAGCGCCGTTCCTCCCGGGGTCGGGACTGGGGGCTGCTTCCCCTTCTGCAGCCCAGCTCCCCTAGCTCCCTGCTGTCTGCAACACCCATCCCTTTACCCCCGGCTCCCTTCACCCAGCTCACTGCTGCCCTGGTCCAGGTGTTAAGGGAAGCACTGGGGTGCCATATAGAACAGGGAACCAAGAGACTGCGGTCAGAGGGAGTTGGAACTGGGGAATCTCCCCAGGGAGGAACAAGCAAACGATTGAAACTAGACAGTGAGAAAAATAGCtgtgaggaggggcaggaggagcagcaggGATGTGCAGGGGACCACGGTGAAGATGGGGTGGAAGAAATGGTGATAGAGGTTGGGGAGACAGTGCAGGACTGGGCCATGCGGAGCCCTGGGCAGCCAGGGGAGCTGCCCCTGACAACCAGAAAGCATCCAGCCACTGGAGAAGAGGGGCAGTCAGGCCCTGCAGCGCTGGCTGAGCAGGGGCCCAAAAGACCTGAGGCCACCCAAGAAGGGTCTGAGGGCGAGACAGAGAAGGGGGCTTCGCTTTCCTCAGTGAGCTGGCGCTGTGCCTTGTGGCACCGAGTATGGCAGGGGCGGCGGCGTGCCCGGAGACGTTTGCAGCAGCAAACCAAGGAGGGAGATGGAGGCAGTGCTGGCACAGGAGCAGGATGGCTGGCAACTGAGGCGCGGGTAACTCGGGAGCTGAGAGGACTGAGCAGTGCTGAACAGAGGCCAGAGGCTGAGCCGCTCCTGACCTTTGTGGCATCTGCCTCCCAGGCTGACCAGACTCTCACTGTGACCCCACTCCAGGATTCTCAAGGCCTGTTCCCCGATCTCCATCATTTCTTACAGGTTTTCCTCCCTCAAGCACTTCGGAATCTCCTCAAGTGA